TGACGGCGACCGCGGCCACCGCGCTGTCCTGGAATGTCGGAAGCTACGCGCTGTTCCGCTTTCTCACCGGCGCCGGCATCGGCGGCGAATATACCGCGATCAATTCGACGATCCAGGAACTGGTGCCGGCGCGCTATCGCGGCTGGACCGACCTTGCGATCAACGGCAGCTTCTGGATTGGTGCTGCGATGGGCGCAGTCAGCGCCATTGTTCTGCTCGATCCCGCGGTGATCGATCCCGATCTCGGCTGGCGGCTGGCGTATCTCGGCGGCGCCGGTCTCGGCCTCGTGGTGTTCGTGATGCGGATGTGGATTCCGGAAAGCCCGCGCTGGCTGATGATTCACGGCCGCCCCGATCAGGCGCATGCTGTTGTCGCCGATATCGAGCGGTCGGCGACCAGCAACGCGCAAGGTCGGCCGCAGCAAGCCTGGCCAAAGATCAGGTTGAAGATGCGCGATCATACCCCGCTGCGCGAAGTGGCGCACACGCTGTTCTCGCTTTATCGCGCGCGTTCGCTGGTCGGACTTGCGCTGATGACGGCGCAGGCATTTTTCTACAATGCGATCTTCTTCACCTTCGCGCTGGTGCTGACCGATTTCTTCGGCATCGCGTCGAACCAGGTCGGTTGGTACATCCTGCCGTTTGCCGCCGGTAATTTTCTCGGGCCGCTGTTGCTGGGGCGGCTGTTCGACACGCTGGGACGCCGCGCGATGATCGCGTTCACCTATGGCGTCTCGGGTATTCTGCTGGCGCTGTCGGGCTATCTGTTCTCGATCGGCATGCTGAGCGCCGAGAGCCAGACCATCGCCTGGATGGTGATCTTCTTTTTTGCGTCCCCTGCCGCCAGCGCGGCCTACCTAACCGTCAGCGAAACCTTTCCGCTGGAGGTCCGGGCGCTGGCGATCGCGCTGTTCTATGCGATCGGAACCGGAATCGGCGGCGTCGCCGGCCCCGCCTTGTTCGGGGCGCTGATCGATACCGGATCCCGCGACAGCGTGTTCGCCGGCTACCTGTTGGGATCCGGATTGATGATTGCGGCCGCCGCGATCGGGTGGCGTTACGGCATCGCTGCCGAGCGCCGGGCGCTGGAATCGGTTGCGCGGCCGCTGGCTTTCGTGGAGTAGGATGCAATGGATCAGGACTTGGTCGATCAGGATTTGGCCGACTTGCCGATGCAGGAAGATATCTCCCCGGATGACGAGGGCTCGCCGGAAGCCGTTCCGGTGCCGCGCTCGCTGCTGCCGCATCTCGAGCAATCCGCGATCCTGCTCGACATCGACGGCACGCTGCTCGATCTGGCGCCGACGCCGCGCGAAGTCTGGGTGCCGCCGGGTCTCGCTGAAACCCTGAACCGGTTGCTGGAGCGCACCTCGGGCGCGCTGGCCTTGGTCAGCGGGCGTTCATTGAACGATATCGATCTGATCTTTGCGCCCGAGCAATTCCCGGCGGTCGGCGGCCACGGCGCGGAAATGAGGGTTACGGCCGACAGCGAAGCGGTCGCCACCCATGCGCCGCCGATGGACAAGGAATTGAAGCGGCGGCTTGCGGCGATCGCCAGGCTCAGCCCGGGAATCCTGCTCGAAGACAAGGGCTATTCGCTGGCACTGCACTACCGTCTCGCGCCGCAGGCGGAGCAGGCGATCTATGAAGCGGTGTCGCTGATCCGCGCCGATCTTCCCAACGCGCCGATCGAAGTGCTGCCCGGAAAATGCGTCTGCGAGATCAAGCATTCCGGCTTCACCAAGGCGTCGGGCGTGCGGGAACTGATGACGCATGGCCCGTTCAAGGGGCGCCGCCCGCTGTTCATCGGCGACGACGTCACCGACGAATCGGTGTTCGCCATCATGCCCGATCTCGATGGCCTCGCATTTTCGGTTGGCAGGCGGGCCAAGGGTGTGGCCGGTCATTTCGACGAGCCTGGCGATGTCCGGCAATGGCTTGCACGTCTGCTCGACGACGAAAAAGCCGCTTCGCGGCCATGATTTGAAAGTCCGGAGTTTCTTGCTGCTCGATGCCGCGGCAGTTTGCCGACATCGCGCTGTTCCGTGCGGAATCTTTCTGCAGCAGGTTGGTCGGTTCCATCGCGGCAGCGCCTGAATTTGGTTTCATTTCGTTGAAAGGGTGACCAGGAACCATATTGATGAATGACCGTTAACTCGCGAGTGACCAACAGGAGGGGACCCTGTGAACCTCGTCGTCGTTTCAAATCGCGTCGCGCGCGGCATGGCCAACGAACCCATGACCGGGGGCCTCGCGGCTGCCTTGCTGCCGGTGGTGGAGAAATCCGGCGCGATCTGGGTCGGTTCCAGCGGTCGCGTCCGCGATGGCGCGCAGAGGGAACCGTTTGCCGAGATCGAAGCGCTGGGCGCAGGCGCGGTGGCGCTGCTGGATCTGCCGGCCGCGCATTACGGCGGCTACTACGAAGGCTTCGCCAATTCGGCATTGTGGCCGGCGCTGCATTCGCGCACCGACCTGATCCGCGCTTGCAGGGAAGATTACCTGTCCTATCGCGAAGTGAACGCCTTCATGGCGCGCGCGCTGCTGCGGTTCCGCAAGACGGACACGGCGTTCTGGATCCAGGATTATCATTTCCTGGCGCTGGGCGCGGAACTGCGCGATCTCGGCGTCAGCCAGCCGATCGGGTTTTTCCTGCACACTCCCTGGCCCGACCGCGCCACCATCGGCGCCGTGCCGCAGCATCGCGACCTGGTTGCTGCGATGCTGGCCTACGACCTGATCGGCTTCCAGACCGAACACGATTGCGAGAATTTCCTGTCCTATGTCCAGTCGGACCTCGGTCTGACCGTGGCGGATGGCGTCGTCGCCTCGCGCCACGGCATTTCGCGCATTGCGGTATTTCCGATCGGCATCGATCCGGAAAAATTCGCCCAGCAGGCCGCCAAGGCCGCGTCGCATCCCGACGTGTCGCGGCTGCGGCGAAGCCTGAACGGTGAGAAGCTGGCGATCGGCGTCGACCGGCTGGACTATTCCAAGGGGCTGGTGAACCGCATCAACGCGTTCGACCGGATGTGGACCTTGCAGCCGTCGCTGGCGCGCACGGCTTCGCTGCTGCAGATCGCAACGCCGTCGCGCGGCGCCATCGAAGCCTATGGCGATCTGCAGAGCGAACTTGCGAGATTGGTCAGCGACGTCAACGGCCGCCACGGCGAGGTGGACTGGACGCCGATCCGTTATCTCAACAAGGGTTTTGGCCAGACCGTGCTGGCTGGTCTTTATCGTACTGCCCAGGTCGGCGTCGTGACCCCGCTGCATGACGGGATGAATCTCGTCGCCAAGGAATATGTCGCGGCACAGAACCCGGCCGATCCCGGCGTGCTGGTGTTGTCGAAATTCGCCGGCGCGGCCAACGAACTCGATGCGGCGTTATTGGTCAATCCGCACGATATCGAGGGCATGGCGCGAACCATCGCGACCGCGCTGTCGATGCCGCTGACCGAGCGGCGCATGCGCTGGGAAGACATGATGGCGAAGCTGCGCGCGAGCACGATCCAGAGCTGGTTCGCCGATTTCGTCGATGCGCTGCAGGAAAGCCATGCCGACAAGGAGGCGAGCGCGCCGCTGATGGCGGAGCCGCCGACCCTGTGGCCGCTCCACTCGGCCAATCTCGGCGCGCGGTATCATTAGAGCGTTTTCAAGCGAAAGCCTGCCCCGGACTTGATCCGGGGTGGATACCGGTTCGCGTGAAGAAAACGCGTCAAGACAAAAAGACAGAGCCCCGTTCCGATTCAATCGGAACGGAAGGCTCTAGCGGGTGAGTGCAGGTCAGTAGCAGTACGATACGCCATCGAGGACGGCGCAGCGCGCCTTGTTCGGCGCGCTCGGATTATCCATCGGCACCACGCCGTTGCCCTTGCCGACGAACACGCCCGGCCCGACGATGACCGATGACTTGTTGCCGATGATGACGCCCGGATTCGGCGAGGTCAGGCTCGAGCGCGAGCCGTCGGTCCAGATGATGGCGTCGCCGGACAGGATGCCGCGGCGGCCGTCATCGCAGGCGACATCGACGCCCCGGCGGGTGCAGGCCTGTGCCAGCGCCGGCCCGGCGCAAACGGCCGGTATCGCGGACATCAGAACCGAGAACACCAGCGCCCGATGGATGGTCATGCCGCGCCCCGCTTGTTGAATCGCCACGATCATTCATCGTCGCCGCTAACCGGTTTTCGGTTCAAGGGTCTTTGAGATGCACCGCCCCGGCGTTAGCCCTCATAAATTATCAAGATTATTCAATATGTTGCGGAAATGTCGCCGGCCGCGCCCACAGTCCCTTGCAAAAGTCGCCGGGCCCCTTCAAGAGAAGCCATCCGGAGAGATGGCCGAGTGGCTTAAGGCGCACGCTTGGAAAGCGTGTGTGCGGGAAACCGTACCGTGGGTTCGAATCCCACTCTCTCCGCCAAATTGTCCCAGCCGCGCATTCTCCCGGTGAATTAGCGGCCGATTAGGCCCAGTAACAGCAGCGATTTCTCATCTGAGCTCCGGACTCCGGATAGGG
The sequence above is drawn from the Bradyrhizobium sediminis genome and encodes:
- a CDS encoding MFS transporter — protein: MDLQLTHRNSVLNHSGSASAPVPAGDDGIIETDIPSRLDSLRWSGFHTRVVLALGITWILDGLEVTLAGALSGALKESPALRFSNLDVGFANSAYLAGAVIGALGFGWLTDRIGRKKLFFITLALYLTATAATALSWNVGSYALFRFLTGAGIGGEYTAINSTIQELVPARYRGWTDLAINGSFWIGAAMGAVSAIVLLDPAVIDPDLGWRLAYLGGAGLGLVVFVMRMWIPESPRWLMIHGRPDQAHAVVADIERSATSNAQGRPQQAWPKIRLKMRDHTPLREVAHTLFSLYRARSLVGLALMTAQAFFYNAIFFTFALVLTDFFGIASNQVGWYILPFAAGNFLGPLLLGRLFDTLGRRAMIAFTYGVSGILLALSGYLFSIGMLSAESQTIAWMVIFFFASPAASAAYLTVSETFPLEVRALAIALFYAIGTGIGGVAGPALFGALIDTGSRDSVFAGYLLGSGLMIAAAAIGWRYGIAAERRALESVARPLAFVE
- the otsB gene encoding trehalose-phosphatase; the protein is MQEDISPDDEGSPEAVPVPRSLLPHLEQSAILLDIDGTLLDLAPTPREVWVPPGLAETLNRLLERTSGALALVSGRSLNDIDLIFAPEQFPAVGGHGAEMRVTADSEAVATHAPPMDKELKRRLAAIARLSPGILLEDKGYSLALHYRLAPQAEQAIYEAVSLIRADLPNAPIEVLPGKCVCEIKHSGFTKASGVRELMTHGPFKGRRPLFIGDDVTDESVFAIMPDLDGLAFSVGRRAKGVAGHFDEPGDVRQWLARLLDDEKAASRP
- a CDS encoding trehalose-6-phosphate synthase, with amino-acid sequence MNLVVVSNRVARGMANEPMTGGLAAALLPVVEKSGAIWVGSSGRVRDGAQREPFAEIEALGAGAVALLDLPAAHYGGYYEGFANSALWPALHSRTDLIRACREDYLSYREVNAFMARALLRFRKTDTAFWIQDYHFLALGAELRDLGVSQPIGFFLHTPWPDRATIGAVPQHRDLVAAMLAYDLIGFQTEHDCENFLSYVQSDLGLTVADGVVASRHGISRIAVFPIGIDPEKFAQQAAKAASHPDVSRLRRSLNGEKLAIGVDRLDYSKGLVNRINAFDRMWTLQPSLARTASLLQIATPSRGAIEAYGDLQSELARLVSDVNGRHGEVDWTPIRYLNKGFGQTVLAGLYRTAQVGVVTPLHDGMNLVAKEYVAAQNPADPGVLVLSKFAGAANELDAALLVNPHDIEGMARTIATALSMPLTERRMRWEDMMAKLRASTIQSWFADFVDALQESHADKEASAPLMAEPPTLWPLHSANLGARYH